TCCTACACCAAGCGCGCGGAACTCCAGCTGACCGACGCCTGGCTGGCCTGAGGAGACGACGATGCTGCGCTACCTGCTGCGCCGGCTGCCCTCGGCACTCGCGGTGCTGCTGCTGGCCTCTGCGGCCATCTTCGGGATGCTCCGGCTGGTCCCGGGCGACCCGGCCACGATGCTGGCCGGGCCCGACGCCCCGCCCGAGGCCGTCGACGCGATCCGCGCCGAGCTGGGCCTCGACCAGCCGCTGGTGCGCCAGTACCTCAGCTGGCTGGGCCACGTGCTGCGGTTCGACCTCGGCCGCTCGTACCTGATCGGAGGCGACATCGCCGACCTGGTGCGCGCCGGGCTGAGCAACACGCTGGTGCTGACGGGTGCGGCGGTCGGGATCACCGTGGTCGTCAGCCTGGGGCTGTCGCTGCTGTGGGCCCGGACCCGGAGCCCGCTCCTGGACGGCCTGCTCACCACGACCAACGCCCTCGCGCTGGCCCTGCCCACCTTCGTCACCGGCGTCCTGCTGGTGCTGGCGTTCGGCCTGTGGCTCCCGGTGCTGCCCACCGGGGGCACCCCGCCCGACGGCTTCGTCGCCCGGCCCGACCTGGCGGTGCAGTACCTGCTGCTGCCGGCGGTCTGCCTGGCGCTGCCGGCCACGGCCGGGCTGACCCGCTTCCTCACCGAGGCGCTCCGCACCGAGCTGGCGTCGCCGTACGTCGTCACCGCCCGTGCGGCGGGGGTCCGGCCGCGTCGGCTGCTGGTCGGGCACGCCCTGCCCGCGGCACTGCCCACCTACCTCACAGCCCTCGGCCTGCAGGCGGGCGGGCTGCTCGGCGGCGCCGTGCTGGTCGAGGCCGTCTTCACCTGGCCCGGCCTCGGTCAGCTGGCCGCCCGGGCGATCGACAGCCGGGACTACCCGGTGGTGCAGGTGCTGCTGCTGCTCTCGGTCGCCGTGTTCGTGGCCGTCCAGCTGCTCACCGACGTCGTGCACGCCTGGCTGGACCCCCGCGTCCGGATCGGCGGTCTGACGTGAGCGCCCTCACCGACGCGGTCACCGGCACCGCCCTCGTCGGCGGGGCCGGCCGACGTCGTCGCCGGCCTGCGCTGGTCGCGCTGACCCGCGGGTCGGGGCTGGCCGGGGCCGTCCTGCTCGGGCTCGTCGTCGCCGCCGGCCTCCTGGCCCCCGTCCTCGCCCCGTACGCCCCGGAGGCGCAGCTGGCCGGGGCCAACCTGCTGCCGCCCGGTGCGGCGCACCTGCTGGGCACCGACGAGGTGAACCGCGACGTGCTGTCCCGGACCCTCTTCGGCATCCGCACCGACCTCGTCATCGTCTTCGTGGCGGTGCCGCTCGGAGCGCTCCTGGGGACGGCGGCGGCCCTGCTCGGGACGCTCGCCACCCCCCTCGACGTCGGCCTGCAGCGGCTGTTCGACCTGTTGCTGGCGTTCCCGACGCTGATCTTCGCGATCGGGCTCACCGCGGTGGCGGGGCCCGGGACACTGACGGTCATCACCGTCATCGCAGCGGTCGAGACGCCGGTGTTCGCCCGGGTGCTGCGCAGCGCCGTGCTCCGGGTGCAGGAGCTGCCCTACGTCGAGGCGGCCCGGACGATGGGCGCCGGCCGCTGGTGGCTGCTCCGGCGGCACGTGCTGCCCAACGCCGCCGAACCGCTCGGTGTGCAGCTGGCCCTCTCGCTGTCCCTGGCCGTGTTCGTCGAGTCCGCGATGAGCTTCCTCGGCATCGGGGTCCGGCCACCGGCGCCGTCGCTGGGCGGGCTGGTCAGCGACGGCATCGGCTACGCCGAGACGAACGCCGCCTACGTGCTGGGCCCGCTGGCCGTCGTGGTCGTCCTGGTGCTCGCCCTGCAGCTGCTGGCCCAGGCCGTGGCCGGGGCCCGACGGGTGGGCCGATGACCGCCCCGACGCGGACCCCGTCTGCTGGTCCCGCCACGACCGGGCGCCCGGCTCCCCGCCCGGTGCGTGGGGGCGCGGTGCTCCGCGTCGACGGCCTGCGGGTCGAGTTCTCGGGGGTCGAGGGCCCGCCGGCCGTCGACGACGTCTCCTTCTCGGTGCGGCGGGGGGAGGTGCTGGCCCTGGTCGGTGAGTCGGGCTCGGGCAAGAGCGTGACCGCGCAGGCGGTCCTGGGGCTGCTGCCCGCGGCGGCGCGCACGTCGGGCTCCGTCCGGCTCACCGCGACCCCCGACGAGCGTCCGGCGCACGAGCAGCCCAACCTCCTCGGGGCTCCCGAGCCCGCCTGGCGGGGGGTGCGCGGCCGGGTGGCGGCCCTGGTGTTCCAGGAGCCGCAGACCGCCCTCAACCCGGTCCGGACGATCGGCTGGCAGCTGGCCGAGGCGGTGCACGCCCACCGGCGGGTGTCCCGTGGGGCCGCCCGCGCCCGAGCCGTCGAGCTGCTGGCGACCGTCGGGGTGCCCGACCCGGAGCGGCGGGCGCGCGCCTACCCGCACCAGCTCTCGGGCGGGCAGAAGCAGCGGGTCGTGATCGCGCTCGCCCTGGCCAACGACCCGGCGCTGCTGATCGCCGACGAGCCGACGACCGCCCTCGACGTGACCGTGCAGGCCGAGATCCTCCAGCTGCTGGGGGAGCTGCGGGTCCGGCTGGGCACCGCGGTGCTGCTGATCACCCACGACATGGGCGTGGTGGCCGACCTGGCCGACCGGGTGCTGGTCATGCGGGGCGGCCGGATGGTGGAGCGGGGCGAGGTGGTGTCGCTGTTCGCCGCACCCTGCACCGAGTACGCCCGGGAGCTGCTGGGGGCGGTGCCGCGGCTGCCGGCCCCGGCCGCCGCCCGGGTGGGGGTGACCGAACCCGTGCGGGCCGAGCGCCCCGCGCCGGTCGGCCCGGCCGCCCTGGAGGTCGTCGACCTCGCCGTCGACCTCGCCGGGCGCGGCCGGGCCCGGGACTTCCGGGCCCTGGAGGGTGTGTCCCTGCGGCTCGATCCCGGCCGCGTCCTCGGGGTGGTGGGGGAGTCGGGGTCGGGCAAGACGACCCTGGCGCGCGCGGTCAGCGGTCAGCTGCCGGCCGCCCGCGGGCGCGTCCGGGTGGAGGGCGTCGACCTGGCCCGGGCGCCGACCTCCGAGCTGCGCCGGCTGCGCGGCCGTCTGGGCGTGGTCCACCAGGACCCGGCGACCACGCTCGACCCGCTGCTCACCGTCGGCGAGAGCGTCGCCGAGCCCCTGCTGCTGCACCCTGCG
The window above is part of the Friedmanniella luteola genome. Proteins encoded here:
- a CDS encoding ABC transporter permease produces the protein MLRYLLRRLPSALAVLLLASAAIFGMLRLVPGDPATMLAGPDAPPEAVDAIRAELGLDQPLVRQYLSWLGHVLRFDLGRSYLIGGDIADLVRAGLSNTLVLTGAAVGITVVVSLGLSLLWARTRSPLLDGLLTTTNALALALPTFVTGVLLVLAFGLWLPVLPTGGTPPDGFVARPDLAVQYLLLPAVCLALPATAGLTRFLTEALRTELASPYVVTARAAGVRPRRLLVGHALPAALPTYLTALGLQAGGLLGGAVLVEAVFTWPGLGQLAARAIDSRDYPVVQVLLLLSVAVFVAVQLLTDVVHAWLDPRVRIGGLT
- a CDS encoding dipeptide ABC transporter ATP-binding protein, encoding MLRVDGLRVEFSGVEGPPAVDDVSFSVRRGEVLALVGESGSGKSVTAQAVLGLLPAAARTSGSVRLTATPDERPAHEQPNLLGAPEPAWRGVRGRVAALVFQEPQTALNPVRTIGWQLAEAVHAHRRVSRGAARARAVELLATVGVPDPERRARAYPHQLSGGQKQRVVIALALANDPALLIADEPTTALDVTVQAEILQLLGELRVRLGTAVLLITHDMGVVADLADRVLVMRGGRMVERGEVVSLFAAPCTEYARELLGAVPRLPAPAAARVGVTEPVRAERPAPVGPAALEVVDLAVDLAGRGRARDFRALEGVSLRLDPGRVLGVVGESGSGKTTLARAVSGQLPAARGRVRVEGVDLARAPTSELRRLRGRLGVVHQDPATTLDPLLTVGESVAEPLLLHPAALRARRTRGSALRARVRALLEEVALPAGTEHRQPHELSGGQRQRVALARALALRPALLLADEPTSALDVTVQAGILRLFAELQAQHGFACLFISHDLAVVHQVSDDVLVLQSGRVVEQGPTSEVLTRPTAAYTQRLLAAVPVPDPVEQRVRRSAGGAAG
- a CDS encoding ABC transporter permease, with the translated sequence MSALTDAVTGTALVGGAGRRRRRPALVALTRGSGLAGAVLLGLVVAAGLLAPVLAPYAPEAQLAGANLLPPGAAHLLGTDEVNRDVLSRTLFGIRTDLVIVFVAVPLGALLGTAAALLGTLATPLDVGLQRLFDLLLAFPTLIFAIGLTAVAGPGTLTVITVIAAVETPVFARVLRSAVLRVQELPYVEAARTMGAGRWWLLRRHVLPNAAEPLGVQLALSLSLAVFVESAMSFLGIGVRPPAPSLGGLVSDGIGYAETNAAYVLGPLAVVVVLVLALQLLAQAVAGARRVGR